CTCGAACGCCACCAGCCCGCCGAACGACCATCCGGCCAGGTAGTACGGCCCTTCCGGCTGGACCGACCGGATCTCCTGCACGTGCTCGGCGGCGAGCCGGGTCAGCGGACGCGATAGGTCCTCGCCCAGGTCCCGCACCCCGTACACCGGCTGCTCCGCGCCCAGGTGGCGCACCAGGCTGACGTAGCTGAGCACCTCCCGGTCCGTGGCATGGACGCAGAACAGGGGCGGCAGCGATCCGTCCGGCTGCAGCGCGACCACGGGTGCCCGCGCCGCCGACGCGTCCTGCGCGAGGATCGCGGCGGCCATCTGCCGGACCGTCGCGCCCGCGAAGAGCGTCGCCACGGGAAGGTCGCAGCCGAACCTGCGGTTGACGCGCGAGAAGAGGCGCAGCGCCAGCAGGGAGTTGCCGCCGAGATCGAAGAAGCTCTGCGTCGCCCCGATCGCACGAACGCCCAGCAGCTCCTCCCAGATCTGGATGAGCTGCACCTCCACGTAGTTCCTCGGCTCCATGAGCCCGCCCTCCGCGACGCCGTACTCCGGCGCCGGGAGCGCCCGCCGGTCCAGCTTGCCGCTCGGCGTGAGCGGAAGCCGCTCCAGCGCGACGAACGCCGCCGGCACCATGTACTCCGGCAGCTCCCCGCGCAGGTGCTCGCGCAGCACCCCCGCCTCCGCGTCACCCACCACGTACGCCACCAGGCGCCGGTTCCCCGCCTGGTCTTCGTGCACGGCCACCACCGCCTCGCTCACTCCCTCGCGCGCCAGGAGCCGGGCCTCGATCTCGCCCGGTTCGATCCGGTAGCCCCGCACCTTCACCTGGGTGTCCACACGCCCCAGGAACTCGATGGTCCCATCCGCCAGCCACCGTCCCAGGTCCCCCGTCCGATACAGCCGCGCTCCGGGCTCGGCGCCGAACGGGTCGGGTACGAACTTCTGCGCCGTAAGCGCCGGCCGGCCCAGGTACCCCCGCGCCACCCCCGCGCCGCCCACGTACAGCTCGCCTGCGACGCCGACGGGCACCGGCTCCCCGCGCACGTCCAGCAGGTAGACGCGCGTGTTGGAGATCGGTCCCCCGATCGAAGCGCCGGGCGCCTCGCCCTCCGCGCCGCAGATGCGCGCCGTCGAGGTCACGGTCGCCTCCGTGGGGCCGTACTCGTGGTACCGCCGCGCGCCGGGCAGCCGGGCCCGGAGCTCCGCCACCATCCCCACGGGGATGGACTCGCCCCCGAGCAGGATCCGCCGCAGGCTGGCGCAGGCTTCCAGCCCGGGGTGCTCCAGGAAGGCCTGCATCTGCGAGGGGGTGAGGACCATGGTGCTGACCTCCTGGCGGCGGATGACCTCCACCAGGTAGTCCACATCCCGCTGTCCGCCGGGCCGCACCAGGACCAGGCGGGCGCCGACCACAAGGGGCGAGAACAGCTCGCGCACCGAGACGTCGAAGCTGAGCGACGTCCGCTGCAGCAGCGCGTCGCAGGCCGCGAACTCCCAGTGCCGTTCTCCCCAGGCCAGCAGGTTGATGACGTTGCGGTGCCGGTTCATCACCCCCTTCGGCTGCCCCGTGGAGCCGGAGGTATAGATGACGTACGCCAGGTTCTCCGGGGTCAGCGCCCCGCGCCCGGGGTTGGAGTCCGGCTGGCGAGCCCAGGCGGGACCATCTCCATCCAGGACCACGACCGGAACGTCCGATGGGCCGAACCGTCCCGCCAGCGAGCGCTCGGTCAGCAGCACCACCGGCGCGCTGTCCTGGAGCATGTAGCCCAGCCGCTCCTGGGGATACTCCGGGTCCAGCGGCACGTACGCCCCGCCGGCCTTGAGCACCGCCAGCACGGCGGCCACCATCTCCAAGCCGCGCTCCACGCACAGCGCCACCTGCGCCTCCGGCCCCACGCCGAGCGCGCGAAGGTGGTGCGCCAGCCGGTTCGCCCGGGCGTTCAGCGCCGCGTACGCCACCTCCTGGTCCTCGTAGACCAGCGCCACCGCGTGGGGAGTGCGCTCCACCTGCGCCTCGAAGAGCTCGTGCACGCAGACGTCCCGCGGATATTCCGCCTCCGTGCGGTTCCACTCCTCCACCACGCGCGCGCGCTCCGCCTCGCCAAGAAGATCCAGCCGCGAAAGCCGCACGTCCGCGTCG
This DNA window, taken from Longimicrobium sp., encodes the following:
- a CDS encoding amino acid adenylation domain-containing protein encodes the protein SFFELGGHSLLATRVVSRIREVFAVELPLRALFEEPTVAELAGRVGEMRRAGLPALPPVVPVERTGALPLSFAQERLWFLERLAPGSTTYNISMAWRLGGALDEAALERSLGEIVRRHESLRTIFAEVDGSPVQVIAPFGGFALPVEDLSELTEADRQAAVRRRVDVEARRPFDLSAGPLFRVALLRLGADDRVLLLSMHHVVSDGWSMGVFIRELSVLYEAYRQGRESPLPELPVQYADYAVWQREQLEGEALERQLAYWRERLAGAPELLALPTDHPRPAVQTFRGATVPVELSLELLERLQRLGRSAGATLYMTLLGAFQVLLSRYGAGEDVVVGSPIAGRTRGEVEPLIGFFVNTLVLRTNLAGNPSFREVLGRVREATLGAYEHQEVPFEKLVAELQPERSLSHSPLFQVLFVLQDAEGQGSALPGLKVSGAGAELASANFDLSLTLGATPQGLRGALNYSTDLFERGTIIRMIGHLERVLEQVAADADVRLSRLDLLGEAERARVVEEWNRTEAEYPRDVCVHELFEAQVERTPHAVALVYEDQEVAYAALNARANRLAHHLRALGVGPEAQVALCVERGLEMVAAVLAVLKAGGAYVPLDPEYPQERLGYMLQDSAPVVLLTERSLAGRFGPSDVPVVVLDGDGPAWARQPDSNPGRGALTPENLAYVIYTSGSTGQPKGVMNRHRNVINLLAWGERHWEFAACDALLQRTSLSFDVSVRELFSPLVVGARLVLVRPGGQRDVDYLVEVIRRQEVSTMVLTPSQMQAFLEHPGLEACASLRRILLGGESIPVGMVAELRARLPGARRYHEYGPTEATVTSTARICGAEGEAPGASIGGPISNTRVYLLDVRGEPVPVGVAGELYVGGAGVARGYLGRPALTAQKFVPDPFGAEPGARLYRTGDLGRWLADGTIEFLGRVDTQVKVRGYRIEPGEIEARLLAREGVSEAVVAVHEDQAGNRRLVAYVVGDAEAGVLREHLRGELPEYMVPAAFVALERLPLTPSGKLDRRALPAPEYGVAEGGLMEPRNYVEVQLIQIWEELLGVRAIGATQSFFDLGGNSLLALRLFSRVNRRFGCDLPVATLFAGATVRQMAAAILAQDASAARAPVVALQPDGSLPPLFCVHATDREVLSYVSLVRHLGAEQPVYGVRDLGEDLSRPLTRLAAEHVQEIRSVQPEGPYYLAGWSFGGLVAFE